The Chroicocephalus ridibundus chromosome 2, bChrRid1.1, whole genome shotgun sequence genome includes a region encoding these proteins:
- the NTAQ1 gene encoding protein N-terminal glutamine amidohydrolase isoform X1 produces the protein MARPAAAYEAAVPPRPACAYTSCYCEENVWKLCDYIRSQDQYPLEEFYAVFISNDRRMIPLWKQKSGRGDEPVVWDYHVILLHVSSGEQNFIYDLDTVLPFPCPFDVYSVEAFRLDDSLRPEFHRKIRMIRADLYLKTFASDRSHMKDANGKWQKPPPSYPCIETADSKMNLDDFISMNPKVGWGSVFPLPDFVHRFGSQTDYSYSLEGQ, from the exons ATGGCGCGGCCGGCGGCCGCCTACGAAGCGGCGgtgccgccccgccccgcctgcGCCTACACCAGCTGCTACTG CGAAGAAAACGTTTGGAAACTTTGTGACTACATCAGGAGTCAGGATCAATACCCTTTAGAAGAATTTTATGCTGTTTTCATATCCAATGATAGGAGGATG ATTCCACTGTGGAAGCAGAAATCAGGACGTGGAGATGAGCCTGTTGTCTGG GACTACCATGTTATTCTACTTCATGTTTCCAGTGGGGAGCAGAACTTCATTTATGATCTTGACACAGTGTTGCCATTTCCGTGTCCTTTTGACGTGTACAGCGTGGAGGCCTTTAGGTTGGATGACAGCCTTCGTCCAGAATTTCACAG GAAAATCAGAATGATTCGAGCAGATTTGTACTTGAAGACGTTTGCTTCAGACAGATCTCATATGAAAGATGCAAATGGGAAGTGGCAGAAACCTCCTCCTTCATACCCTTGTATTGAAACTGCAG ATTCCAAGATGAACTTGGATGATTTCATCAGTATGAATCCCAAAGTGGGATGGGGCTCAGTGTTTCCCCTTCCGGACTTTGTGCATCGATTTGGCAGCCAGACCGATTACAGCTACTCCTTGGAAGGACAGTGA
- the NTAQ1 gene encoding protein N-terminal glutamine amidohydrolase isoform X3 — protein sequence MIPLWKQKSGRGDEPVVWDYHVILLHVSSGEQNFIYDLDTVLPFPCPFDVYSVEAFRLDDSLRPEFHRKIRMIRADLYLKTFASDRSHMKDANGKWQKPPPSYPCIETADSKMNLDDFISMNPKVGWGSVFPLPDFVHRFGSQTDYSYSLEGQ from the exons ATG ATTCCACTGTGGAAGCAGAAATCAGGACGTGGAGATGAGCCTGTTGTCTGG GACTACCATGTTATTCTACTTCATGTTTCCAGTGGGGAGCAGAACTTCATTTATGATCTTGACACAGTGTTGCCATTTCCGTGTCCTTTTGACGTGTACAGCGTGGAGGCCTTTAGGTTGGATGACAGCCTTCGTCCAGAATTTCACAG GAAAATCAGAATGATTCGAGCAGATTTGTACTTGAAGACGTTTGCTTCAGACAGATCTCATATGAAAGATGCAAATGGGAAGTGGCAGAAACCTCCTCCTTCATACCCTTGTATTGAAACTGCAG ATTCCAAGATGAACTTGGATGATTTCATCAGTATGAATCCCAAAGTGGGATGGGGCTCAGTGTTTCCCCTTCCGGACTTTGTGCATCGATTTGGCAGCCAGACCGATTACAGCTACTCCTTGGAAGGACAGTGA
- the NTAQ1 gene encoding protein N-terminal glutamine amidohydrolase isoform X2: MEGFRPSDCSPAWIPLWKQKSGRGDEPVVWDYHVILLHVSSGEQNFIYDLDTVLPFPCPFDVYSVEAFRLDDSLRPEFHRKIRMIRADLYLKTFASDRSHMKDANGKWQKPPPSYPCIETADSKMNLDDFISMNPKVGWGSVFPLPDFVHRFGSQTDYSYSLEGQ, translated from the exons ATGGAGGGATTCAGGCCTTCGGACTGCAGTCCAGCGTGG ATTCCACTGTGGAAGCAGAAATCAGGACGTGGAGATGAGCCTGTTGTCTGG GACTACCATGTTATTCTACTTCATGTTTCCAGTGGGGAGCAGAACTTCATTTATGATCTTGACACAGTGTTGCCATTTCCGTGTCCTTTTGACGTGTACAGCGTGGAGGCCTTTAGGTTGGATGACAGCCTTCGTCCAGAATTTCACAG GAAAATCAGAATGATTCGAGCAGATTTGTACTTGAAGACGTTTGCTTCAGACAGATCTCATATGAAAGATGCAAATGGGAAGTGGCAGAAACCTCCTCCTTCATACCCTTGTATTGAAACTGCAG ATTCCAAGATGAACTTGGATGATTTCATCAGTATGAATCCCAAAGTGGGATGGGGCTCAGTGTTTCCCCTTCCGGACTTTGTGCATCGATTTGGCAGCCAGACCGATTACAGCTACTCCTTGGAAGGACAGTGA